The following are encoded in a window of Drosophila simulans strain w501 chromosome 3L, Prin_Dsim_3.1, whole genome shotgun sequence genomic DNA:
- the LOC6738855 gene encoding presenilin homolog isoform X2 — protein MAAVNLQASCSSGLASEDDANVGSQIGAAERLERPPRRQQQRNNYGSSNQDQPDAAILAVPNVVTREPGGSRPSRLTGGGGGNGGPPTNEMEEEQGLKYGAQHVIKLFVPVSLCMLVVVATINSISFYNSTDVYLLYTPFHEQSPEPSVKFWSALANSLILMSVVVVMTFLLIVLYKKRCYRIIHGWLILSSFMLLFIFTYLYLEELLRAYNIPMDYPTALLIMWNFGVVGMMSIHWQGPLRLQQGYLIFVAALMALVFIKYLPEWTAWAVLAAISIWDLIAVLSPRGPLRILVETAQERNEQIFPALIYSSTVVYALVNTVTPQQSQATASSSPSSSNSTTTTRATQNSLASPEAAAASGQRTGNSHPRQNQRDDGSVLATEAEAAGFTQEWSANLSERVARRQIEVQSTQSGNAQRSNEYRTVTAPDQNHPDGQEERGIKLGLGDFIFYSVLVGKASSYGDWTTTIACFVAILIGLCLTLLLLAIWRKALPALPISITFGLIFCFATSAVVKPFMEDLSAKQVFI, from the exons ATGGCTGCTGTCAATCTCCAGGCTTCGTGCTCCTCCGGGCTCGCCTCTGAGGACGACGCCAATGTTGGCAGCCAGATCGGCGCGGCGGAGCGTTTGGAGCGACCTCCAaggcggcaacagcagcgaaaCAACTACGGCTCCAGCAATCAGGATCAACCGGATGCA GCCATACTTGCTGTGCCCAATGTGGTGACGCGGGAACCCGGTGGATCGCGCCCTTCAAGACTGaccggaggaggaggcggcaatggtggtccgcccacaaatgaaatggaggaggagcagggccTGAAATACGGCGCCCAGCATGTGATCAAGCTATTCGTGCCCGTCTCCCTTTGCATGCTGGTAGTGGTGGCCACCATCAACTCCATCAGCTTCTACAACAGCACGGATGTCTATCT CCTCTACACACCTTTCCATGAACAATCACCCGAGCCTAGTGTTAAGTTCTGGAGTGCCTTGGCGAACTCCCTGATCCTGATGagcgtggtggtggtgatgacCTTTTTGCTGATTGTTCTGTACAAGAAGCGTTGCTATCGCATCATTCACGGCTGGCTGATTCTCTCCTCCTTCATGTTGTTGTTCATTTTTACGTACTTATATTTGGA AGAGCTTCTTCGCGCCTATAACATACCTATGGACTACCCTACTGCCCTGCTGATTATGTGGAACTTTGGAGTGGTCGGAATGATGTCCATCCATTGGCAGGGCCCTTTGCGGTTGCAGCAAGGATATCTTATTTTCGTGGCAGCCTTGATGGCCTTGGTGTTCATTAAATACCTGCCTGAATGGACTGCCTGGGCTGTATTGGCTGCCATTTCTATTTGGG atCTCATTGCCGTCCTTTCGCCAAGAGGACCCCTCCGCATTCTGGTGGAAACGGCTCAGGAGCGAAATGAGCAAATCTTCCCCGCTCTGATTTACTCAT CCACTGTCGTCTACGCCCTTGTAAACACTGTTACGCCGCAGCAATCGCAGGCCACGGCTTCCTCCTCGCCGTCGTCCAGCAACTCCACCACAACCACGAGGGCCACGCAGAACTCGCTGGCTTCACCAGAGGCAGCCGCGGCTAGTGGCCAACGCACAGGTAACTCCCATCCTCGACAGAATCAGCGGGATGACGGCAGTGTACTGGCAACTGAAG CTGAGGCAGCGGGTTTCACGCAAGAGTGGTCAGCTAACCTGAGCGAACGTGTGGCTCGTCGCCAGATTGAAGTTCAAAGTACTCAGAGCGGAAACGCCCAGCGCTCCAACGAGTATAGGACAGTAACAGCTCCGGATCAGAATCATCCGGATGGGCAAGAAGAAC GTGGCATTAAGCTTGGCCTCGGCGACTTCATCTTCTATTCGGTATTAGTGGGCAAGGCCTCCAGCTACGGCGACTGGACGACCACAATCGCTTGCTTTGTGGCCATCCTCATTGGACTCTGCCTCactcttctgctgctggccatttggCGCAAGGCGCTACCCGCCCTGCCCATCTCAATAACGTTCGGATTGATATTTTGCTTCGCCACCAGTGCGGTGGTCAAGCCGTTCATGGAGGATCTATCGGCCAAGCAGGTGTTTATATAA
- the LOC6738855 gene encoding presenilin homolog isoform X1 → MAAVNLQASCSSGLASEDDANVGSQIGAAERLERPPRRQQQRNNYGSSNQDQPDAAILAVPNVVTREPGGSRPSRLTGGGGGNGGPPTNEMEEEQGLKYGAQHVIKLFVPVSLCMLVVVATINSISFYNSTDVYLLYTPFHEQSPEPSVKFWSALANSLILMSVVVVMTFLLIVLYKKRCYRIIHGWLILSSFMLLFIFTYLYLEELLRAYNIPMDYPTALLIMWNFGVVGMMSIHWQGPLRLQQGYLIFVAALMALVFIKYLPEWTAWAVLAAISIWDLIAVLSPRGPLRILVETAQERNEQIFPALIYSSTVVYALVNTVTPQQSQATASSSPSSSNSTTTTRATQNSLASPEAAAASGQRTGNSHPRQNQRDDGSVLATEGMPLVTFKSNLRGNAEAAGFTQEWSANLSERVARRQIEVQSTQSGNAQRSNEYRTVTAPDQNHPDGQEERGIKLGLGDFIFYSVLVGKASSYGDWTTTIACFVAILIGLCLTLLLLAIWRKALPALPISITFGLIFCFATSAVVKPFMEDLSAKQVFI, encoded by the exons ATGGCTGCTGTCAATCTCCAGGCTTCGTGCTCCTCCGGGCTCGCCTCTGAGGACGACGCCAATGTTGGCAGCCAGATCGGCGCGGCGGAGCGTTTGGAGCGACCTCCAaggcggcaacagcagcgaaaCAACTACGGCTCCAGCAATCAGGATCAACCGGATGCA GCCATACTTGCTGTGCCCAATGTGGTGACGCGGGAACCCGGTGGATCGCGCCCTTCAAGACTGaccggaggaggaggcggcaatggtggtccgcccacaaatgaaatggaggaggagcagggccTGAAATACGGCGCCCAGCATGTGATCAAGCTATTCGTGCCCGTCTCCCTTTGCATGCTGGTAGTGGTGGCCACCATCAACTCCATCAGCTTCTACAACAGCACGGATGTCTATCT CCTCTACACACCTTTCCATGAACAATCACCCGAGCCTAGTGTTAAGTTCTGGAGTGCCTTGGCGAACTCCCTGATCCTGATGagcgtggtggtggtgatgacCTTTTTGCTGATTGTTCTGTACAAGAAGCGTTGCTATCGCATCATTCACGGCTGGCTGATTCTCTCCTCCTTCATGTTGTTGTTCATTTTTACGTACTTATATTTGGA AGAGCTTCTTCGCGCCTATAACATACCTATGGACTACCCTACTGCCCTGCTGATTATGTGGAACTTTGGAGTGGTCGGAATGATGTCCATCCATTGGCAGGGCCCTTTGCGGTTGCAGCAAGGATATCTTATTTTCGTGGCAGCCTTGATGGCCTTGGTGTTCATTAAATACCTGCCTGAATGGACTGCCTGGGCTGTATTGGCTGCCATTTCTATTTGGG atCTCATTGCCGTCCTTTCGCCAAGAGGACCCCTCCGCATTCTGGTGGAAACGGCTCAGGAGCGAAATGAGCAAATCTTCCCCGCTCTGATTTACTCAT CCACTGTCGTCTACGCCCTTGTAAACACTGTTACGCCGCAGCAATCGCAGGCCACGGCTTCCTCCTCGCCGTCGTCCAGCAACTCCACCACAACCACGAGGGCCACGCAGAACTCGCTGGCTTCACCAGAGGCAGCCGCGGCTAGTGGCCAACGCACAGGTAACTCCCATCCTCGACAGAATCAGCGGGATGACGGCAGTGTACTGGCAACTGAAGGTATGCCACTTGTGActtttaaaagcaatttgcgCGGAAACG CTGAGGCAGCGGGTTTCACGCAAGAGTGGTCAGCTAACCTGAGCGAACGTGTGGCTCGTCGCCAGATTGAAGTTCAAAGTACTCAGAGCGGAAACGCCCAGCGCTCCAACGAGTATAGGACAGTAACAGCTCCGGATCAGAATCATCCGGATGGGCAAGAAGAAC GTGGCATTAAGCTTGGCCTCGGCGACTTCATCTTCTATTCGGTATTAGTGGGCAAGGCCTCCAGCTACGGCGACTGGACGACCACAATCGCTTGCTTTGTGGCCATCCTCATTGGACTCTGCCTCactcttctgctgctggccatttggCGCAAGGCGCTACCCGCCCTGCCCATCTCAATAACGTTCGGATTGATATTTTGCTTCGCCACCAGTGCGGTGGTCAAGCCGTTCATGGAGGATCTATCGGCCAAGCAGGTGTTTATATAA
- the LOC6738857 gene encoding uncharacterized protein LOC6738857 isoform X3 — MTCGKCRGHKERTVKCLIAALDTIKEHALMMQRDSEESARTIEQLKIHNEKLHKALDLLKERQASLVQAEKRRKLLPTKIKDDISPQPQSQNSLNMNIAISNIDLSDEEQEVEEDESITETETTVRSPRKLRLPSRKTDTRDLENVQPSNVSAMGNSWTRKTPKNQGVLTKLSLTHKNNSMHLKQTRLKFEANRTSTSEKEVIEESPNLSTSLKRSRPQRSLLQRTDNTSVSNADVSLTITSNSTVKTIEPSFQLDMDEFKLDSSEHQILPPPNTPPGLKISNTSDSVVLLTPATQDIIFVNDTLEDVSKLGTMDVLAEIMKDDDDTCSSALRLYEKVMINQQKQTLPNAPKVESVIPISKAVKMEPISQPEIDLGNESTKLPEDIEKYLMDIKDEDSRHSEEEFPRPLLIKEEPELTVKERFNIECVECEKFINFMGSNLTDAKIKDYLAKCRHEDARSSTPPGFWNPHMVSFAEGDPRNEVLIDTRFGTRD; from the exons ATGACGTGTGGAAAATGTCGCGGTCACAAGGAACGGACCGTGAAGTGCCTTATAGCCGCTTTGGACACAATCAAAGAGCACGCCTTAA TGATGCAACGAGACTCAGAGGAAAGTGCGAGGACCATAGAACAGCTAAAGATCCACAATGAAAAGCTGCACAAGGCCTTGGACTTGCTGAAGGAGCGGCAGGCATCCTTGGTCCAGGCGGAGAAGCGCAGGAAGCTGTTGCCCACGAAGATCAAGGATGACATATCGCCGCAGCCACAAAGCCAGAACTCCCTGAACATGAACATAGCCATCAGCAACATAGATCTCTCCGACGAGGAGCAGGAAGTGGAGGAGGACGAGAGCATTACCGAAACGGAGACCACTGTCCGCAGCCCGCGCAAACTGCGATTGCCAAGTCGGAAGACGGACACCCGTGATCTGGAGAATGTGCAGCCGAGCAATGTTTCTGCGATGGGAAATAGTTGGACCCGCAAGACACCCAAGAATCAGGGAGTCCTTACAAAGCTATCACTCacgcacaaaaacaacagcatgCACTTGAAGCAGACTCGCCTAAAATTCGAAGCAAATAGGACGAGCACCAGTGAAAAGGAAGTCATAGAGGAGAGTCCCAATTTGAGCACCAGTCTGAAGAGATCTAGACCGCAGAGATCTTTATTGCAGAG AACAGACAACACGAGCGTTTCAAACGCAGACGTCTCGCTTACCATCACCAGCAATAGCACAGTCAAGACCATAGAGCCAAGTTTTCAGTTGGATATGGACGAGTTTAAATTGGACAGCTCGGAACATCAGATATTGCCCCCACCGAACACGCCGCCAGGCTTAAAGATCAGCAACACCTCGGATAGTGTAGTTTTATTGACGCCTGCGACCCAGGATATAATCTTTGTGAATGATACACTCGAAGATGTGAGCAAACTGGGCACCATGGATGTTCTGGCCGAAATTATGAAGGACGATGACGACACGTGCTCGAGTGCTTTAAGACTGTACGAGAAGGTTATGATTAACCAGCAGAAGCAGACCCTACCAAATGCCCCAAAAGTGGAGAGCGTCATTCCAATTAGCAAAGCCGTTAAAATGGAACCTATATCCCAGCCAGAAATCGATTTAGGCAACGAATCAACAAAACTGCCCGAGGATATTGAAAAGTATCTTATGGATATCAAGGATGAAGATAGCAGGCATTCGGAGGAAGAGTTCCCGCGACCGCTTTTGATCAAGGAGGAACCTGAGTTGACGGTCAAAGAACGTTTCAACATCGAATGCGTCGAGTGCGAAAAG TTCATCAATTTTATGGGCTCAAATCTGACAGACGCGAAGATCAAAGATTATTTGGCCAAGTGCCGGCATGAAGACGCTCGCAGCTCAACGCCGCCGGGATTCTGGAATCCACACATGGTGTCCTTCGCAGAAGGCGATCCACGCAACGAGGTTTTGATAGACACTCGGTTTGGGACCAGAGATTAA
- the LOC6738857 gene encoding uncharacterized protein LOC6738857 isoform X4, which yields MTCGKCRGHKERTVKCLIAALDTIKEHALMMQRDSEESARTIEQLKIHNEKLHKALDLLKERQASLVQAEKRRKLLPTKIKDDISPQPQSQNSLNMNIAISNIDLSDEEQEVEEDESITETETTVRSPRKLRLPSRKTDTRDLENVQPSNVSAMGNSWTRKTPKNQGVLTKLSLTHKNNSMHLKQTRLKFEANRTSTSEKEVIEESPNLSTSLKRSRPQRSLLQRQHERFKRRRLAYHHQQ from the exons ATGACGTGTGGAAAATGTCGCGGTCACAAGGAACGGACCGTGAAGTGCCTTATAGCCGCTTTGGACACAATCAAAGAGCACGCCTTAA TGATGCAACGAGACTCAGAGGAAAGTGCGAGGACCATAGAACAGCTAAAGATCCACAATGAAAAGCTGCACAAGGCCTTGGACTTGCTGAAGGAGCGGCAGGCATCCTTGGTCCAGGCGGAGAAGCGCAGGAAGCTGTTGCCCACGAAGATCAAGGATGACATATCGCCGCAGCCACAAAGCCAGAACTCCCTGAACATGAACATAGCCATCAGCAACATAGATCTCTCCGACGAGGAGCAGGAAGTGGAGGAGGACGAGAGCATTACCGAAACGGAGACCACTGTCCGCAGCCCGCGCAAACTGCGATTGCCAAGTCGGAAGACGGACACCCGTGATCTGGAGAATGTGCAGCCGAGCAATGTTTCTGCGATGGGAAATAGTTGGACCCGCAAGACACCCAAGAATCAGGGAGTCCTTACAAAGCTATCACTCacgcacaaaaacaacagcatgCACTTGAAGCAGACTCGCCTAAAATTCGAAGCAAATAGGACGAGCACCAGTGAAAAGGAAGTCATAGAGGAGAGTCCCAATTTGAGCACCAGTCTGAAGAGATCTAGACCGCAGAGATCTTTATTGCAGAG ACAACACGAGCGTTTCAAACGCAGACGTCTCGCTTACCATCACCAGCAATAG
- the LOC6738856 gene encoding 39S ribosomal protein L15, mitochondrial, with protein sequence MAHLRETSDKALKLLRTLPRVQIGNLRPNPNSKQNDKRGRAQHGGDKHGAGNKGSGQRQNFMRLGYETGNQPFYLRFPYEPYYKGHHLKRQYPPISLLQLQVLIDTNRIDISQPIDISTLCNSGLLKLKPAEMEYGFQLTDEGLDNFQAKINIEVQHASEAVIAAIEKNGGVIRTAYYDPRSLHMLANPKKWFEKGVPIPSRMLPPQDAVDYYTDPKNRGYLANPEAISQDRLVLAQKYGYQLPKIEEDSAYEMLTTAKDPRQVFYGLEPGWLVNIVDKTIIKRKQ encoded by the exons ATGGCACACTTGCGGGAGACCTCGGACAAGGCGCTGAAGCTGTTGCGTACTTTACCGCGCGTTCAAATCGGCAATCTGCGACCAAATCCAAACTCAAAACAGAAT GACAAGCGCGGCAGGGCACAACACGGAGGAGATAAGCATGGTGCGGGCAACAAGGGATCCGGACAGCGGCAAAACTTCATGCGGTTGGGCTATGAAACGGGCAATCAGCCCTTCTACTTGAGATTCCCCTACGAGCCTTACTACAAGGGACACCACCTGAAGCGCCAGTACCCGCCCATTTCGCTGCTCCAGCTACAGGTTCTCATCGACACGAACCGGATAGACATCAGCCAGCCCATCGACATCAGCACGCTGTGTAACTCTGGCCTCCTGAAGCTCAAGCCCGCAGAAATGGAGTACGGATTCCAGCTGACGGACGAGGGACTGGACAATTTCCAGGCCAAGATCAACATTGAGGTGCAGCATGCCAGCGAGGCGGTCATAGCGGCCATAGAGAAGAACGGCGGTGTAATCCGTACGGCCTATTATGATCCACGCAGCCTTCACATGCTCGCCAATCCGAAGAAGTGGTTCGAAAAGGGAGTGCCTATTCCTAGCCGCATGCTGCCTCCCCAGGATGCAGTAGACTACTATACGGATCCCAAGAATCGCGGCTACCTGGCCAATCCTGAGGCGATCAGCCAGGACCGCCTGGTGCTGGCCCAGAAGTACGGCTATCAGCTGCCCAAGATTGAGGAAGATTCCGCCTACGAGATGCTTACCACTGCGAAGGATCCGAGGCAAGTATTCTATGGCCTGGAACCCGGCTGGCTGGTCAACATAGTGGACAAGACGATCATTAAGCGCAAGCAATAA
- the LOC6738857 gene encoding uncharacterized protein LOC6738857 isoform X1 has translation MTCGKCRGHKERTVKCLIAALDTIKEHALMMQRDSEESARTIEQLKIHNEKLHKALDLLKERQASLVQAEKRRKLLPTKIKDDISPQPQSQNSLNMNIAISNIDLSDEEQEVEEDESITETETTVRSPRKLRLPSRKTDTRDLENVQPSNVSAMGNSWTRKTPKNQGVLTKLSLTHKNNSMHLKQTRLKFEANRTSTSEKEVIEESPNLSTSLKRSRPQRSLLQSQSCRTDNTSVSNADVSLTITSNSTVKTIEPSFQLDMDEFKLDSSEHQILPPPNTPPGLKISNTSDSVVLLTPATQDIIFVNDTLEDVSKLGTMDVLAEIMKDDDDTCSSALRLYEKVMINQQKQTLPNAPKVESVIPISKAVKMEPISQPEIDLGNESTKLPEDIEKYLMDIKDEDSRHSEEEFPRPLLIKEEPELTVKERFNIECVECEKFINFMGSNLTDAKIKDYLAKCRHEDARSSTPPGFWNPHMVSFAEGDPRNEVLIDTRFGTRD, from the exons ATGACGTGTGGAAAATGTCGCGGTCACAAGGAACGGACCGTGAAGTGCCTTATAGCCGCTTTGGACACAATCAAAGAGCACGCCTTAA TGATGCAACGAGACTCAGAGGAAAGTGCGAGGACCATAGAACAGCTAAAGATCCACAATGAAAAGCTGCACAAGGCCTTGGACTTGCTGAAGGAGCGGCAGGCATCCTTGGTCCAGGCGGAGAAGCGCAGGAAGCTGTTGCCCACGAAGATCAAGGATGACATATCGCCGCAGCCACAAAGCCAGAACTCCCTGAACATGAACATAGCCATCAGCAACATAGATCTCTCCGACGAGGAGCAGGAAGTGGAGGAGGACGAGAGCATTACCGAAACGGAGACCACTGTCCGCAGCCCGCGCAAACTGCGATTGCCAAGTCGGAAGACGGACACCCGTGATCTGGAGAATGTGCAGCCGAGCAATGTTTCTGCGATGGGAAATAGTTGGACCCGCAAGACACCCAAGAATCAGGGAGTCCTTACAAAGCTATCACTCacgcacaaaaacaacagcatgCACTTGAAGCAGACTCGCCTAAAATTCGAAGCAAATAGGACGAGCACCAGTGAAAAGGAAGTCATAGAGGAGAGTCCCAATTTGAGCACCAGTCTGAAGAGATCTAGACCGCAGAGATCTTTATTGCAGAG CCAAAGTTGCAGAACAGACAACACGAGCGTTTCAAACGCAGACGTCTCGCTTACCATCACCAGCAATAGCACAGTCAAGACCATAGAGCCAAGTTTTCAGTTGGATATGGACGAGTTTAAATTGGACAGCTCGGAACATCAGATATTGCCCCCACCGAACACGCCGCCAGGCTTAAAGATCAGCAACACCTCGGATAGTGTAGTTTTATTGACGCCTGCGACCCAGGATATAATCTTTGTGAATGATACACTCGAAGATGTGAGCAAACTGGGCACCATGGATGTTCTGGCCGAAATTATGAAGGACGATGACGACACGTGCTCGAGTGCTTTAAGACTGTACGAGAAGGTTATGATTAACCAGCAGAAGCAGACCCTACCAAATGCCCCAAAAGTGGAGAGCGTCATTCCAATTAGCAAAGCCGTTAAAATGGAACCTATATCCCAGCCAGAAATCGATTTAGGCAACGAATCAACAAAACTGCCCGAGGATATTGAAAAGTATCTTATGGATATCAAGGATGAAGATAGCAGGCATTCGGAGGAAGAGTTCCCGCGACCGCTTTTGATCAAGGAGGAACCTGAGTTGACGGTCAAAGAACGTTTCAACATCGAATGCGTCGAGTGCGAAAAG TTCATCAATTTTATGGGCTCAAATCTGACAGACGCGAAGATCAAAGATTATTTGGCCAAGTGCCGGCATGAAGACGCTCGCAGCTCAACGCCGCCGGGATTCTGGAATCCACACATGGTGTCCTTCGCAGAAGGCGATCCACGCAACGAGGTTTTGATAGACACTCGGTTTGGGACCAGAGATTAA
- the LOC6738855 gene encoding presenilin homolog isoform X3, with amino-acid sequence MAAVNLQASCSSGLASEDDANVGSQIGAAERLERPPRRQQQRNNYGSSNQDQPDAAILAVPNVVTREPGGSRPSRLTGGGGGNGGPPTNEMEEEQGLKYGAQHVIKLFVPVSLCMLVVVATINSISFYNSTDVYLLYTPFHEQSPEPSVKFWSALANSLILMSVVVVMTFLLIVLYKKRCYRIIHGWLILSSFMLLFIFTYLYLEELLRAYNIPMDYPTALLIMWNFGVVGMMSIHWQGPLRLQQGYLIFVAALMALVFIKYLPEWTAWAVLAAISIWDLIAVLSPRGPLRILVETAQERNEQIFPALIYSSTVVYALVNTVTPQQSQATASSSPSSSNSTTTTRATQNSLASPEAAAASGQRTAEAAGFTQEWSANLSERVARRQIEVQSTQSGNAQRSNEYRTVTAPDQNHPDGQEERGIKLGLGDFIFYSVLVGKASSYGDWTTTIACFVAILIGLCLTLLLLAIWRKALPALPISITFGLIFCFATSAVVKPFMEDLSAKQVFI; translated from the exons ATGGCTGCTGTCAATCTCCAGGCTTCGTGCTCCTCCGGGCTCGCCTCTGAGGACGACGCCAATGTTGGCAGCCAGATCGGCGCGGCGGAGCGTTTGGAGCGACCTCCAaggcggcaacagcagcgaaaCAACTACGGCTCCAGCAATCAGGATCAACCGGATGCA GCCATACTTGCTGTGCCCAATGTGGTGACGCGGGAACCCGGTGGATCGCGCCCTTCAAGACTGaccggaggaggaggcggcaatggtggtccgcccacaaatgaaatggaggaggagcagggccTGAAATACGGCGCCCAGCATGTGATCAAGCTATTCGTGCCCGTCTCCCTTTGCATGCTGGTAGTGGTGGCCACCATCAACTCCATCAGCTTCTACAACAGCACGGATGTCTATCT CCTCTACACACCTTTCCATGAACAATCACCCGAGCCTAGTGTTAAGTTCTGGAGTGCCTTGGCGAACTCCCTGATCCTGATGagcgtggtggtggtgatgacCTTTTTGCTGATTGTTCTGTACAAGAAGCGTTGCTATCGCATCATTCACGGCTGGCTGATTCTCTCCTCCTTCATGTTGTTGTTCATTTTTACGTACTTATATTTGGA AGAGCTTCTTCGCGCCTATAACATACCTATGGACTACCCTACTGCCCTGCTGATTATGTGGAACTTTGGAGTGGTCGGAATGATGTCCATCCATTGGCAGGGCCCTTTGCGGTTGCAGCAAGGATATCTTATTTTCGTGGCAGCCTTGATGGCCTTGGTGTTCATTAAATACCTGCCTGAATGGACTGCCTGGGCTGTATTGGCTGCCATTTCTATTTGGG atCTCATTGCCGTCCTTTCGCCAAGAGGACCCCTCCGCATTCTGGTGGAAACGGCTCAGGAGCGAAATGAGCAAATCTTCCCCGCTCTGATTTACTCAT CCACTGTCGTCTACGCCCTTGTAAACACTGTTACGCCGCAGCAATCGCAGGCCACGGCTTCCTCCTCGCCGTCGTCCAGCAACTCCACCACAACCACGAGGGCCACGCAGAACTCGCTGGCTTCACCAGAGGCAGCCGCGGCTAGTGGCCAACGCACAG CTGAGGCAGCGGGTTTCACGCAAGAGTGGTCAGCTAACCTGAGCGAACGTGTGGCTCGTCGCCAGATTGAAGTTCAAAGTACTCAGAGCGGAAACGCCCAGCGCTCCAACGAGTATAGGACAGTAACAGCTCCGGATCAGAATCATCCGGATGGGCAAGAAGAAC GTGGCATTAAGCTTGGCCTCGGCGACTTCATCTTCTATTCGGTATTAGTGGGCAAGGCCTCCAGCTACGGCGACTGGACGACCACAATCGCTTGCTTTGTGGCCATCCTCATTGGACTCTGCCTCactcttctgctgctggccatttggCGCAAGGCGCTACCCGCCCTGCCCATCTCAATAACGTTCGGATTGATATTTTGCTTCGCCACCAGTGCGGTGGTCAAGCCGTTCATGGAGGATCTATCGGCCAAGCAGGTGTTTATATAA
- the LOC6738857 gene encoding uncharacterized protein LOC6738857 isoform X2, with translation MTCGKCRGHKERTVKCLIAALDTIKEHALMMQRDSEESARTIEQLKIHNEKLHKALDLLKERQASLVQAEKRRKLLPTKIKDDISPQPQSQNSLNMNIAISNIDLSDEEQEVEEDESITETETTVRSPRKLRLPSRKTDTRDLENVQPSNVSAMGNSWTRKTPKNQGVLTKLSLTHKNNSMHLKQTRLKFEANRTSTSEKEVIEESPNLSTSLKRSRPQRSLLQSCRTDNTSVSNADVSLTITSNSTVKTIEPSFQLDMDEFKLDSSEHQILPPPNTPPGLKISNTSDSVVLLTPATQDIIFVNDTLEDVSKLGTMDVLAEIMKDDDDTCSSALRLYEKVMINQQKQTLPNAPKVESVIPISKAVKMEPISQPEIDLGNESTKLPEDIEKYLMDIKDEDSRHSEEEFPRPLLIKEEPELTVKERFNIECVECEKFINFMGSNLTDAKIKDYLAKCRHEDARSSTPPGFWNPHMVSFAEGDPRNEVLIDTRFGTRD, from the exons ATGACGTGTGGAAAATGTCGCGGTCACAAGGAACGGACCGTGAAGTGCCTTATAGCCGCTTTGGACACAATCAAAGAGCACGCCTTAA TGATGCAACGAGACTCAGAGGAAAGTGCGAGGACCATAGAACAGCTAAAGATCCACAATGAAAAGCTGCACAAGGCCTTGGACTTGCTGAAGGAGCGGCAGGCATCCTTGGTCCAGGCGGAGAAGCGCAGGAAGCTGTTGCCCACGAAGATCAAGGATGACATATCGCCGCAGCCACAAAGCCAGAACTCCCTGAACATGAACATAGCCATCAGCAACATAGATCTCTCCGACGAGGAGCAGGAAGTGGAGGAGGACGAGAGCATTACCGAAACGGAGACCACTGTCCGCAGCCCGCGCAAACTGCGATTGCCAAGTCGGAAGACGGACACCCGTGATCTGGAGAATGTGCAGCCGAGCAATGTTTCTGCGATGGGAAATAGTTGGACCCGCAAGACACCCAAGAATCAGGGAGTCCTTACAAAGCTATCACTCacgcacaaaaacaacagcatgCACTTGAAGCAGACTCGCCTAAAATTCGAAGCAAATAGGACGAGCACCAGTGAAAAGGAAGTCATAGAGGAGAGTCCCAATTTGAGCACCAGTCTGAAGAGATCTAGACCGCAGAGATCTTTATTGCAGAG TTGCAGAACAGACAACACGAGCGTTTCAAACGCAGACGTCTCGCTTACCATCACCAGCAATAGCACAGTCAAGACCATAGAGCCAAGTTTTCAGTTGGATATGGACGAGTTTAAATTGGACAGCTCGGAACATCAGATATTGCCCCCACCGAACACGCCGCCAGGCTTAAAGATCAGCAACACCTCGGATAGTGTAGTTTTATTGACGCCTGCGACCCAGGATATAATCTTTGTGAATGATACACTCGAAGATGTGAGCAAACTGGGCACCATGGATGTTCTGGCCGAAATTATGAAGGACGATGACGACACGTGCTCGAGTGCTTTAAGACTGTACGAGAAGGTTATGATTAACCAGCAGAAGCAGACCCTACCAAATGCCCCAAAAGTGGAGAGCGTCATTCCAATTAGCAAAGCCGTTAAAATGGAACCTATATCCCAGCCAGAAATCGATTTAGGCAACGAATCAACAAAACTGCCCGAGGATATTGAAAAGTATCTTATGGATATCAAGGATGAAGATAGCAGGCATTCGGAGGAAGAGTTCCCGCGACCGCTTTTGATCAAGGAGGAACCTGAGTTGACGGTCAAAGAACGTTTCAACATCGAATGCGTCGAGTGCGAAAAG TTCATCAATTTTATGGGCTCAAATCTGACAGACGCGAAGATCAAAGATTATTTGGCCAAGTGCCGGCATGAAGACGCTCGCAGCTCAACGCCGCCGGGATTCTGGAATCCACACATGGTGTCCTTCGCAGAAGGCGATCCACGCAACGAGGTTTTGATAGACACTCGGTTTGGGACCAGAGATTAA